In the genome of Manis javanica isolate MJ-LG chromosome 17, MJ_LKY, whole genome shotgun sequence, one region contains:
- the CIBAR2 gene encoding CBY1-interacting BAR domain-containing protein 2 codes for MNAVLFRDSQVRVMEDTVTNAEKYFGQFCSLLAAYTRKTARLRDKADQLVKQLIGFANTENPEMRATMRSFAEDLAKVQDYRQAEVERLETKVINPLKLYGVQIKQTRAEIKKFKHVRKNEIKQLEKLEKLRQKSPSDRHMISQAETSVQRASVDASRTTHQLEEAVDAFQKQKLKDLQKIFLDFVTIEMIFHAKAVEVYSSAFQALENYDLDRDLEDFRVKMRGVYEHSDARLLTDTFPSQAVPWSFAGQGTQSTTRSRGTEEESVDDSAGEDPVEDLGGRGPGLHQ; via the exons ATGAATGCTGTTCTCTTCAG GGACAGCCAGGTGAGGGTGATGGAGGACACCGTGACCAACGCCGAGAAGTACTTTGGCCAGTTCTGCTCACTGCTGGCAGCCTACACCCGCAAGACGGCCCGGCTTCGGGACAAGGCCGACCAGCTGGTCAAACAGCTCATTGGCTTTGCCAACACGGAGAACCCTGAGATGCGGGCCACCATGAGGAGCTTCGCAGAGGACCTGGCCAAAGTGCAGGACTACCGGCAGGCCGAG GTGGAGAGGCTGGAGACCAAGGTCATCAACCCCCTGAAACTCTACGGGGTGCAGATAAAGCAGACGCGG GCTGAGATCAAGAAATTCAAGCATGTCCGGAAAAACGAAATCAAACAACTGGAAAAGctggagaaactgagacagaAGTCGCCTTCCGATAGGCACATGATC TCCCAG GCGGAGACCAGTGTCCAGAGGGCCTCAGTGGATGCCAGCCGCACCACCCACCAGCTGGAGGAGGCGGTGGACGCCTTCCAGAAGCAGAAGCTGAAGGACCTACAG AAAATTTTTTTGGACTTTGTAACCATTGAGATGATCTTCCATGCCAAAGCAGTGGAGGTGTATTCCAGTGCCTTCCAGGCCCTGGAGAACTACGACTTGGACAGAGACCTGGAG GATTTTAGAGTGAAGATGCGTGGGGTCTATGAGCACAGCGACGCTCGGCTGCTCACGGACACCTTCCCGTCTCAGGCGGTCCCGTGGTCCTTCGCTGGCCAG GGCACTCAGAGCACCACCCGGAGccgggggacggaggaggagagCGTGGACGACTCTGCCGGGGAGGACCCTGTGGAGGACCTCGGGGGCCGGGGGCCAGGGCTCCATCAGTAG